Below is a window of Thunnus maccoyii chromosome 16, fThuMac1.1, whole genome shotgun sequence DNA.
TGTACCTTTAAGTACAATTATGAGGTACTTGtgctttacttaagtatttaCATCTTATGTTACTTAATATTTCTTCTCCACTTTATTCCAGAGGGACTTATTGTAGCTTTgtactgcactacatttattcCATAGCTATAGTTGCTACTTAGTATTATTATAcaaatatgatgcatttttacagatttaaCTACCAAAGATAtgcaaagtttttaaaattagctccacctccacaacatacaacaacattctgattaaatgttaatgtgccattaaaaatcattaaaacatacaatGACTATCAGTCCAAAAACAACTATTCTGCATAATGGATCATTTTACTTTAGATACTTAAATATTATCAGcagcaattattattatttactatatttactTAGATTTACTGGTTTctagtcctctatgatagtaaactgaatatctctgggTTGTGGACTaaaacattttaggttgcatcttgggctttgggaaacagtgatcgacatttttcaccacaattaatcgagaaaataattgacagattaattgatcatgaaaatactCATTACCTCTTATGTCAAAAACtatatgacacacacaaatatgtttctgttttttaacaactcatagacatctgaaatgtgaccccgactacacactgctttttataagacatcaaaagccaaaaaggttggaaaccactggtttcatctttagcagtgtgttgtattttaaaagcttgttatattatccattgtgtcaaatcttcatctgaaaagtaactaaagctgtcaaataaatctagtggagtagaaagtacaatatttccctctaaaatgtagtgaagtggtaGTATAAAGTatcatcaaatggaaatactcaagtacagcacaagtgcctcaaaattgtatttaagtaaatgtacttagttaccaCTGaaaatcgttgcagctctagcaataaattatatattttgtcaATATCTGAAAAGAATTTCTACTGCGGTTGTTAAACAAGTAAGTGAAGTATGCACATAAAGCTTTATTTCTATGATGATAAAGGCTCGGAGCTTTCTAGCTATCAGATATTTATGTccaaaacatccaaacatcaGAGCATCTCACCACTTCCTCCGCCTCCCCCTGCCTCTCATCGAAGCGTCTCACcagcctcttcctctcctctgcggACACAACACAAGCTTCAGTTTCACTGCACACAAAACATCCTCTGAGGTTTCTTATTATGGCGTTTAGTTAGTTAGGTAGCGTTAACTTTGAGTGTTACAATACCAATAACAAGTGTTTACCTCCGTGGCACTTCAGAGCCCTCTCCGGCATCAGCTTCAGCTCTTCGTACAGAGATCTGTAGATTTCGTGCAGCTTCTCGAATTCCTCCGACGACATTTTGAAGGATGTGTAACGTTAGTCAGCTGCCTTTTCTAGAGGAActactttgtcttttttcccctgGTAAAAACAGCAATACCAACAAATCACAACTGTACCGAAATCTAGTTTTGGGCTTTGATGACAATAATAAGTTCCTCGGGACTCTTCCGCATGATGGCCCTCACGATCACGTGACAAAAACTCCAAACTAAAAATCAAATACCATGTTCTGGTAAATTTCTTACTAAAATCTAAAACCGCACTCCGCATAATAGTAATACAACTAACGAAAATAATGCCAGACCATGGTGAAAACGACTTTAAAATTACGTGAACAACAATTTTATGCAGGCGTTAGGCAGACAGCTTTCACTGGCAccttctgggaaatgtagtttttaaacAGATCTGAGTgggaaaatgtttcttttggtttctttttgGTAATTATAAGGTTGTCGTACATGTTTCTGTTGAAACCGTTATTCAACCACTACTGTACAGACatggagagaaaaatatcttATACATAAATCTATTATTATATAACTTGGTTGGTAAGAAATTGTAAGAAAAACATCATGGTAGAAGGCATGAAATCAAATAAAGATAATTATACAAACGTTATTAAAATCTATTGTACAACACGATTTATGCATCAACAATCGCATACTTATTCAATATCAAGTTGTTTTATTGAGCCCATGACTGTAAACCTATAATGTTTGATTTCATTTACCCATTTCTACATGTGTGCacttatttaattattaatatatggTTATTGTTTACATAACTCggctcttgtttttctttttttctccttggaCCGGTGCTATTGATAGAATGCATCGTTACAGTTACGACAAGAATTTGTAGGCTATCATATGGTCAAATAAAGcacttggagaaaaaaaagaagttattaGAAACGTGAAATCTGATTGTTTTAATCAGTCTTATTAGGTAATCTGAGTCCCTTAATTGGATGGGAATCATTgaatttccttcctctttcttaatgtatatttgtatatattctAAATAGTCTGTCCCTTAATGTATATTTGTAGATATGTTGCATATATTTTAGTCTCTGTCTaatctttctcttctctctcccttttttataattctaaatattttattatacaaTGTAATTGGAACTTGAGCTTGAAGAAGCCAAATTTCACTGCTTTCAATGTTGCCACCcactgtgttgctgtgcatgtgacaataaaataatgtaatctctatctatctatctatcatccaTGTCTCGCCAtgctaaaataaaatcatttataaACTTTCCAAATAATGGTTTACtttcttaaaaatattaaaatccgctggtaaataaaaaaagaaaaagatatcaCTAAAATGACAAGtaatctcattttttttctgtggccAACTGCAGAAACTACAATCCCATGATTCCGTGCGCGGTGTCTCTTTCGCCCCCGCTACACCCCGCACTCCTTTATGCTTTGACATCAGCTGTTCTGCTCCAGAGCAGCAGCGTCCTGCAGGAAGAGACGGGAAAGCGCAAATCCGTGTTGTGATGTTGCTTTTATTAATTATCGCAGGCCTCGGAGTGGTGACGTTACTGGTGATTTCATTTGCACCACACATACGGTAAGCGGCAACTAatgcactcattcactcacataTATAAATCACAGATAGGCGGTTACATGGTTTGACAGGACATTACAGTGCACTGATGTAATTATTACGATGAGGTCaatttacatgattaaaaataCTTATCGCCCCACTTAATTCAACTAACCGTTATTTTTAAGGTGTATTTTTCATTACCCTTTTTTTTGCACGATGCTGAATTGATTTTCCCAGCAGAAAATCAATGAAATAGAATGATGGAGCTGTGGGAGTTCTTGCACATAGATGAACCGGGTGTCTTCCAGCTGAGAAAGTCGGGCCTATCAGGAGGCTGAGCGTGGGCGGAGTTATATTTGTATGCATTACTCCAATAGAGCTATTGGTTATAGGGCGGCCCTGCACGGTGGCGTGGGTCGTACGACTTGACGCTCAGGATTGTTCATTATCCAAGTTTCTGTATGAATAATTAAGGCAGGCTGTCCATATGTCCAATCATAATGAGGACATAACTTACACTGACTGCAGAAGGAGCTACTAGTCATTCCAATagaggtggaagaaatattcagatcctttacttaagcaaaaatacataagtatagcagtaaaatgtagtaaaagtagtggtttggacGCTCTGactgatgtattattatatatgacatcattagattattaatactgaagcatcagtgttagagcagcatgttactgttgtagctgctggaggtaaagctagtttcaactactttatatacagttagctagtttagtccagtggttcctaacctaggggtcgggcccctccaaagggtcaccagataaatctgaggggtcgtgagatgattaacgggagaggaaagaagaaaaaacaaagttctgatacacaaatctgttttcagttttttctctaatctttgatttttggtgaaatatttgatcatttgaacatttattgaaatgaaaccatgtgagaagtttagagggaaaaatcactatttggtggagctgttaacaagtcatagacatctgaaatgtgaccccgactacacactgctttttgtgagacgtcaaaaaccaaaaaggttggaaaccactggttttatcttttaagaatatgttgtattttagaAGCTgatatattatccattgtgtcaaatcttcatctgaaaaataactaaagctgtcaaataaatgtagtggagtagaaagtacaatatttccctctgaaatgtagtggaagtataaagtagcatcaaatggaaatactcaagtaaagtacaagtacctcaattttttacttaagtacagtactttagtaaatgtactgagttactttccaccagtgTCCATGATACAGTATCTCTGGTACTAATCAGTAGTTACTGTCCGTTAACAGACAATATGCAGCAGGAGGAGTTTGCAAGTCTACAACTCGTCTGGATGGGAAGACCGTCCTCATCACTGGAGCCAACACAGGGATCGGGAAGGAGACGGCCCTGGATCTGGCAATGCGAGGTGACCTTTTGGTTTTATCTTCAAAAGCAAAGTCCCTCTTTGATACCCATAACCTCCCCTTAACAACCCTCAGAGAAAACAGGGGTCTATTATAAGGCAAAGCAAATTTTAAATCAGTGTTagaattagagctgcaatgattaatctgtaactattttgataatcagctAATGGTTTGGAGTCATTCTTGATCTGattatctttgagttgtggactgttggttgggccaaacaagatattttaggttgcatcttggatTTTatgaaacagtgatcgacatttttcaccatttccaggcattttataaaccaaacaactaattgattgagaaaataataaacagattaatcaataatgaaaataattgttatttgcaggCCTagttataatattattaaaaaatatataatgcCAATATACTAGTATACAGTACTATACACTGTAATGACAttgcaaatatataaaaaaaaaaagattgaaggCCTGCACAAACATATTCATTCTCACTAAtgtcaagtcaaaatgtttaaaaatggccACCACTCCAAcaaacaatatactgtataccatTAGGTTGACAGGCTCTATAATGACAGGTCTGTTCAGGGTAACTATGCTCCCtctaaatgtaaaatgacataaaatgatCAAACTTACATGTATGTTAAGTGCAATGAGCTGTTATGCATTATATTAGACAGAAGTCTTAATACCTGTAAACCAAAACTTCACCAATtaattgtgttcatttttaatcacaatttgcttgaaataatacatttggaCAACAaaattttataaaatatcatGTTATGATCAGAAATTCACAACACGATTCTTCAGACACTTAAGTGATAACATTGAATTATTATCCAGCTCAATGACTATTGCATCTAAACGAAAGATGTTACATAAAAGGATTTATTCTCTTTGTACTTTGGAGCTGACCCTTGAATGATTTGCTGGTGGTTGGCTGGCATGTTAGAGACCTGCTGCGGGAATTTTAATATTGTTGCCTTCATTCTTGGTCAATCAAGCAGCATAAAATGTAAtctcatttttcaaaaacagaGGGCATTTCAAGGCTCCTCAGTGCTttcagttgtgttgtgtttagttAGTCACTGAACTATGCATTAATcctgttttttctactttggtTCAGTGTGCCACAGCTTAAATATAAAAGCATCCTAAATTGAAACAAATCCTAAACTCCAATAAAAATATAAGAGATTGGGATGTTTTGTTCAACTAGCcatataaatgtaaaagtaatACTTTGCTTGAGGAGTGACATATAATTGCTCCACACACcaaaactgaacagaaaccTCCTTGTATCCTCTCTTTGAATTACTGTAGTTTCGGTTTTGTCAATAACttgtcttattttctttatttttttacacgACAGGGGCTCGGGTGATTATGGCATGCCGAGACACAGAAAAAGGTGAGGAGGCTGCAGCCAGTATCCGAGCTGCGTACCCCAAAGCACAAGTGGAGGTTCGAGAGCTCGATTTGGCAGATACCTGCTCTATACGAGCCTTCGCACAGAAATTCCTGAGAGGTATGTACGTAGTAGCTGTTTGATATTCACATCTACCCACAAAGCccagttttattgttgttaaacATGTATCACAGCTGTTgtgtcccttttttttcccctcaatgTTTTGTTCTTCAGAGGTCACCCAACTTCATATCCTTATCAATAACGCGGGGGTGATGATGTGCCCTTACACGAAAACAGTTGATGGCTTTGAGATGCATATTGGGGTCAATCACTTAGGTAAGACTTCACTGACATCTAATCCCAGCAATGACTCATTTAAGCCTTAAATGGTAAATAATAATGGTCCATAGATAAGGTTGTAAATTTGTGTAAATTATTAAGAGAATTTGAAATCTTAACTCTTGTTTTTACAGTTGGGATTGGTACACCGAATCAAAAAACAAGACTGTGTGTTCTGACTGCTAACCGTACGTGTGTCTTACTTCTGGCAGGTCACTTCCTGTTGACGTTCCTCCTGATCGGGCTGTTGAAGCGCAGTGCGCCGGCCCGGATCGTGGTGGTCTCGTCTCTTGCTCATAATTTCGGCTGGATCCGTTTCCATGACCTTCACAGCCAGGGCAGCTACAACAGCGGATTAGCATACTGCCAGAGCAAGCTGGCAAATGTGCTCTTTGCCAGAGAGTCTGCACGTAGACTAAAAggtacacaaatacacacacacacacacacacaaaatgggAGAAAGGACAGATGACCTGCTCTGGCATACAGGGTAGTAACAGCGAGGATTAGTGGTGCATTGTGCCCAGAGTAGGAGTGAGGAGATAAaaccaaatacaaaaatacaaaatataacacCCATTTCAtcagtatttaaaaaacacagctggTGCATCCTGTACAATTTCAGTATTGTGTTAGAGAAAAGTCTTTAAATATAGCAGgaagtaaaataatatattcCACAAATGAATACAtctaaatcatcatcataaaaagcTTAATTCTTGGCATTCCACTATCACTACCTAAATAATATTATTTCCCAGTGTTCAGTCTGTTGGTTAGAaggtttaaaaaatgtctctgaTAGTGACGTCTGTCTTTTGTCCTCACAGGCTCCAATGTGACAGTGAACTCAGTCCATCCTGGGACGGTGAACTCTGACCTGACCAGACACTCGACCCTCATGACGATACTTTTCACCGTCTTGTCTATGTTCCTGAAAACTCCACGGGAAGGAGCGCAGACCAGCATCTACTGTGCCGTGGCAGAGGAGCTACACTCGATCTCTGGGAAACACTTCAGGTAAGCAACAAACTAGAAAGTTGACCTCCAAGAACCATTAAGAAGAAATGTAGACCTCAAAGTACTCCAGTGAGATTCATATTCAGactgatatttcagtctggagcCCAGCTATGGATGAGTTAATTCCCTTTAAAACAAGACTctacagccacgctagcagctctgtgaggctgtactttggcTAAATGGtattttgagctaaatgctaacactcTTATATTTAataggtataatgtttaccatattcaccatcttagtttagcgtgttagcatgctaacatttgataattagaactaaacacaaattacagatgATTTTGACCTGATGAGATTGCCACAGTTATTACGACTAATCCTGaggggaccatgaatgtgtgtacaaaatttcatggcaaatcCATCTGATATCTGTTGAAACATAACAATCTCAACCAAAAATTTCAACCTCATGgtagcactagaggaaaagtgaAGGAATCACATAAGTCTgagggattcatcctctgggtaccatgaatgtctgtacaaaattttgtgctAATCCTTCTTGTAGATGTTGAGGTATTTCACTGGGttagtgaaaactttgacctgctaggagtgctagaggaaaagtcagaggatcacttGAGTCATTAGGAGACATCCCTTAggcaccatggatatctgttCCATCATATagtcgttgagatatttgaCTCTGGGCTAAAGTGGTGAGCCGGCTGACAAACCAACATTGTCATCGCGAGAGCTGCAAGCATGGCTAAAAAATTAACCCCCCCCATAGCTGGTCGGTTCAGTTCAAGCTTGTAAGGGTTTTCTGAAATGACTTGGGGGAAATTATCCTCTGGAACCAGATCCACTGATAATAGGGACAGGCATGTTTCAGTTCTGTTTGTTGAATCTCTTATCAGGGTAGCTACACTTTCACTTGTAACATTCACTATTTTTGGTTTCTTGTCATTTTGTCCATCTAGAAGTTAAACGTTGTAAGTCAGCATAGACCACAATGATGATTATATAAGGAAAATGTTAACATACTGCAAAATAAGAGGCAATTTACTTGTTTTTGCCATCTTACTAGCAAAGCCTTACCTTTACTCCCCTCTGTTCAAAGGATAAAGCTGacaatatccttttttttttttttattggcaaCAAATCTACAAATCtcgtgcagagccaaaccaacaacgaACTCATCACGTATTGTGTTTGAATTAAAAGCCTGATagatcttattcctctgtgctgtagacctccgttgttgtcaaaaaactattataaacatgtcagtgagccacacagtTGCACTGGATGGcatgttccttcaccctgaAGACGATGGACATCTTAGTTTTTTGACTTTGCACttaagttctttgagaaatgttcAATGTaacacaaagtcaagaggttgtgatatgtagcacaacaagctagcgaagctctgtaaacagaaccatgttCCTGTGCATGcacagtggcgtctgccttatAGGGAACTACTCCCTTGTCTTTGGaaccgtttctaaacaaattacCATAACCGTAGTCATcgggatgaaggaacatgtcagcaatcgcagcagtgtgactcactgacgagtttttggacaacagcggACGTccacggcacagaggaataagatgtatcaggctttggatacacacacaatacttgtaagtagataaattcattgttggtttggctctgcacatgagatttgttgacaataagaataatATAGAAAAAATTGCCCGCCAAATCCTTTAAAGTGCAGCGTTTGTAAGATCAAGCATGTTCCTTGTTTCTGGCCAGGATAAAATAAACGAGGATAACAAACCTTACTATCATGTACAAGGtcaaagagaaatgaaaacGCTGCACGCAGAGTGATGACTCATACCATCATTAGCCTTTATGTAAtactccccccaccccccgtcCCCCTCCCTTTGTTTCAGCGACTGCGCCCCTGCCTTTGTAGCCCCACAGGGCAGGAGTGAGGACACAGCCAAGAGACTATGGGACGTCAGCTGCGAGCTTCTTGGTATCGAGTGGGACTGATTCAACTTTTAACCGCCATCTATCTCAGTTCTTAAAAGGAGTCCTTATCCTTTCTGTTATCATTAATTTCATCGTTTCACTATGGTTTTGATGTTCTTTACTTTGAACGTTTCTTACCTTCAGAGATTTCAGCAGTCAGGTAATAATGTAAGAGGTACTATAATGTGAAGTTGCTTTTTTGTGTAATAATGCAGTAAATTACAGTATAATAACTTGAGTATTTTGGTGCCtcacaaaccaaaacaactCAACTGTATTATCATGTAACCACAAATACTTTTTGACTCTATATTTTTGTGACACAATGTGAATACAGTGTAGGCAAAAAAGCAACTTGATGCATCGCAATGCTGTAggatactgtgaagggtcaAGCCAGGGTAACTGACCAGCATCTTtatcaaatattgttttttttttttgatttatcCAGAATTTGCAGCTAAATTGCTTGACTTTTGTGccagtatttctaaaatattgCAGGGGTTCTTACAAAGTTTCCAGGTCGATTAAAATATTAGTAAACTATCAAAAATTAGCTTCAGTCTGAGCCACGATTACAGCTTAAAttgcataaatgtattttgtgataACTGTAATACATGTTATATAAAGGTTTTCTATTTCAACAGAGTTAGAATCATGTCATTCCAATATTTacggagattttttttttcccatgatCATTGCCAAAACTGCACATTCCTGCAGGAACTACTGTTTTACATTCATAAGGATTCCCCTCCTCATGTTTCCTTCTCAGCATTCACATGCAAGGTTGCCAAGAGTTTACATTCTGTGTTTTATACAAGTGAAACATGCCTTTTACTACACTTACATTCTTGTTAAGAGTtgaatgtttacatttaatgtaaataaacagaaatattacTACAAGGCTGCTTGTATCAATCCTTAAAAATCTCTTTCAAATGCCATCAACCATGTAAGAACCTAAtccgtgcacacacacacacacacacacacacacacaaacacacacacacacacacacacacacacaatttatcATCTTAAACCAACAAATTTTGGATGAAGTTGAttcatatattacatatttttttatttcattttactttacAAGGGGTGGAGAAaacaattacatttcaaaatcaTTTGTTCCTGCATCATTAAAGCAGTTACTGTTACATATTTTACAATTTTCCCCCAAAGAAGTTTATCTTTAAACTCACACAGTATAAAGTGCGGCAGTGATGAGACAGAGTTAAGGAGGATTAGAGTGCAAGAATGTCGTACGTGTGCATCTCAAAAGTCTGAACTGGCTTATTTTCATCTCTTGCCGACCAACACTGAATATCATATATCTCTGTCTAAATCATCTCAATCTTCACACTAGTGAAAGGGAAGCAAGGCAAAAGCAACATAGTGTCTCCTGTAAATAAAGATGTATTGCTTGACCATGTCAATCAGAATAACTTTGAAATACACACATCTAGTATCCTTGAAAAGGCAGCATCAGCAACTGTTTGCATTGTTATCTTCTTTTGACCAGGTTGTAGGTTTGCAAGATAaaccaacaaaaagaaaaatacacataaaaggTAACTGTATGGCAAAGGttaaatccctttttttttttcaaaaaaagaaaataattatttgattgtttATCTGTGTTGAGGCATATATGGGTCGGGTCAACCatgagaacaaaatgaaaagcatgATTTAAAATTAGTGGCACTCGGggtaaacattaaataaattatgAGACACAAGATGAAACATTCAGAAGCAAAACTAAGAACTAGAGAGGTGATTTTCTTGATAGCGAAGTAAAATTCATTAAGATTACATGATCTATAAGTGCTTCCCTTTCTGTATCCGACTTTGATGTTTCTTGGAGATTTCTTATCATCTTAAATGCCCTTAAATACTTCAAATTCTGTTACTGTCCCTTATCAAAAGGGAATATACGCTGAAAGCTGGCAAAGGAAATGTGCTCTACAATATCAGGTAACACGGGTAAACATCGGTTTACAAAAACAAGACCACAGTTCTCAGTTTCTTCAAGGATTCAACATGTACCGTCCGGATGACACCTAATTACATTTATGTGAATGAACAAAActgtatccacacacacacagacgataagaacagaaaaaaatagatttacaaGCAACACATTTGGCAGAGACTTTCCGGTCAGTTTAAAGATATTTTCCCTTTTGGCTGAGGTAGGAGATTAATCTTAGTCAAATACTGAGTAACAGATATGATTATATTGTGTGAGAAtgactgtatatactgtatgtatacatagCAGTTAGCAGTTATGTAGTAGTTGTTGTCATTCGGGTGCGGTTACATTGTTCCCTCTGTATCAGACACTGTACAGATGGGAGATAACAGTGAAATATATCCAGAATAGAAATAAAGCACAGCGGTGATTCGTTAGCTTCACAGACACAGGGAGGCGGctcaaataaaaagagaaagtgatCATTTCGAGATGTTTCCATTTCATATTCCATGTGTTTTCCAGACCTTAACAGCATGTAGCAGGTCTCCTAATATACTGACAGATTAGCCAAATTTTAATATGTCTGTAATCTCATCACATTCTGGATGATCTGACCGAATAATCTGGTTGGCATGAAGTGTGGTGTATGCCAATAATCAGCTACAATGTTCTGCATCTGAAGATCACAGCTGCTGTC
It encodes the following:
- the rdh12 gene encoding retinol dehydrogenase 12 produces the protein MLLLLIIAGLGVVTLLVISFAPHIRQYAAGGVCKSTTRLDGKTVLITGANTGIGKETALDLAMRGARVIMACRDTEKGEEAAASIRAAYPKAQVEVRELDLADTCSIRAFAQKFLREVTQLHILINNAGVMMCPYTKTVDGFEMHIGVNHLGHFLLTFLLIGLLKRSAPARIVVVSSLAHNFGWIRFHDLHSQGSYNSGLAYCQSKLANVLFARESARRLKGSNVTVNSVHPGTVNSDLTRHSTLMTILFTVLSMFLKTPREGAQTSIYCAVAEELHSISGKHFSDCAPAFVAPQGRSEDTAKRLWDVSCELLGIEWD